A DNA window from Macadamia integrifolia cultivar HAES 741 chromosome 4, SCU_Mint_v3, whole genome shotgun sequence contains the following coding sequences:
- the LOC122077077 gene encoding tetratricopeptide repeat protein 27 homolog, translating into MAEADLQTLRGFELRLLRCSMLLAPVRNNDSLYPTVDRKGNPLYRLIEEVIILIESRDYIGALSSDAVRLVFGFADSWDFEDSIDSAERFYQEVEKSIQSFLADVTEDDLNQSCRAVLLMCIGVAALLAFTQTNVTGPVEEFPSFPVLTPRFKQDHSTSRRVQWDIWARNQLMSVGSDLLGKISVIQYIVYAKMLLMKTKDFYLEGKDIAKCGVKTISWWLARTIYTEQRILEERSSSLYDLLQVMMGETLHYFGDVRKVTSYWGTELQEGEASTIVSLCYLEGGIIEYTYGRVDSCRLHFTSAEEACGLELSVTGVLGFRTMHQVGAKAQMVLVTNTRTPKDGDIDVSSKIRPELLKSVSSFSDECKSSVNSRERHESSDVFITPLLLENEEDKSNSNGIHIGGSGTFSVSLEPIQQAVVLAQCLLIEKSTRDDEMQGWQMAPFIEAIDAQEYSYSIIRFLCDILRIRWESKRSRTKERALAMMDELVKGLYQQPSTGALALQRIQFSFGVYVPTIAALRKEYSELLVSHGFIGEAIKIFEDLEMWDNLIYCYCLLEKKAAAVELIKARLSETPDVPRLWCSLGDVTVNDACYEKALEVSNGRFARAKRSLARSAYNRGDYETSKILWESAMSMNSLYPDGWFALGAAALKARDIDKALDGFTRAVQLEPENGEAWNNIGCLHMIKKKSKEAFIAFKEALKFRRNSWQLWENYSQVAMDIGNFGQALEATKMVVDMTRNKRTDFTLLEKIMEEIEARSSRCDQLGTERSHETEHLTELLGKVIQQIVRTGGRDEFWGLYARWYKIKGDLTLCSEALLKHVRSYQGADLWNNIDRFKKFADASLQLCKVYMEISSSTKSRRELVTAEMHLRNTVKQGVNFSNTTEFTDLEALLIEVRKQLEAF; encoded by the coding sequence ATGGCGGAAGCAGATCTTCAAACCCTTCGTGGGTTTGAACTCCGTCTACTTCGCTGTTCTATGTTGCTTGCGCCTGTTCGAAACAATGATTCTCTATACCCCACGGTTGATAGAAAAGGGAATCCTCTCTATCGATTAATTGAAGAAGTTATTATTTTGATCGAAAGTAGGGATTACATCGGGGCTTTATCCTCGGACGCAGTGCGTCTCGTGTTTGGATTTGCCGACTCTTGGGATTTTGAAGACAGTATTGATTCCGCGGAACGGTTCTACCAGGAGGTGGAAAAGAGCATTCAATCGTTTTTGGCCGATGTCACTGAAGATGATCTCAATCAGTCTTGCAGGGCGGTTCTTCTGATGTGTATTGGTGTTGCGGCGCTTCTGGCATTTACTCAGACCAATGTGACTGGACCAGTTGAAGAGTTTCCTTCTTTTCCTGTGCTTACCCCACGGTTCAAACAAGATCACTCTACTTCCAGGAGAGTCCAGTGGGATATTTGGGCTCGTAATCAGCTCATGTCTGTGGGTTCAGATTTGCTTGGAAAAATATCAGTCATTCAGTATATTGTTTATGCCAAGATGTTGCTCATGAAGACGAAAGACTTCTATCTAGAGGGAAAAGATATTGCCAAATGTGGGGTTAAAACCATTTCCTGGTGGTTAGCTAGAACCATTTATACTGAACAGAGGATTTTAGAGGAAAGGTCTTCGTCTTTGTACGATCTGTTGCAAGTGATGATGGGTGAAACTTTACATTATTTTGGTGATGTGCGAAAAGTTACAAGTTATTGGGGTACGGAGTTGCAGGAGGGAGAAGCTTCAACAATCGTTTCTTTGTGTTATTTGGAAGGGGGTATAATAGAGTACACTTATGGTCGAGTTGATTCTTGTAGGTTACATTTCACTTCTGCTGAAGAAGCTTGTGGGCTTGAGCTTTCTGTCACTGGAGTTCTTGGATTCCGGACAATGCATCAGGTTGGAGCGAAGGCTCAAATGGTTCTTGTTACAAACACAAGAACTCCTAAAGATGGGGATATTGATGTTTCCTCCAAAATAAGGCCTGAGCTGCTGAAATCTGTTTCTAGTTTCAGTGATGAATGTAAATCTAGTGTGAATTCTCGTGAAAGGCATGAATCTTCTGATGTATTCATTACTCCACTCCTCTTGGAGAATGAGGAAGACAAGTCCAATTCAAATGGCATTCACATTGGTGGAAGTGGGACATTTAGTGTGTCCTTGGAGCCTATCCAACAGGCAGTGGTTCTAGCGCAATGCCTTCTAATTGAGAAGAGCACTCGTGATGATGAAATGCAAGGATGGCAGATGGCTCCATTTATAGAGGCTATTGATGCTCAAGAGTATTCATACTCTATTATTCGGTTCTTATGTGACATCTTACGTATTCGATGGGAGTCTAAACGTAGTCGCACAAAGGAACGTGCTTTGGCTATGATGGATGAACTGGTGAAAGGTCTCTATCAACAGCCTTCTACTGGGGCTCTTGCTCTACAGAGGATTCAGTTTTCTTTTGGAGTTTATGTGCCCACTATTGCTGCATTGCGGAAAGAATACAGTGAACTTCTTGTGAGTCATGGATTTATTGGGGAGGCAATTAAGATTTTTGAGGACCTTGAAATGTGGGATAATCTAATCTATTGCTATTGCCTACTAGAGAAGAAGGCAGCTGCTGTTGAACTAATCAAGGCACGGCTATCTGAAACGCCTGATGTGCCAAGGTTATGGTGTTCATTAGGGGATGTCACTGTTAATGATGCTTGCTATGAAAAGGCATTAGAAGTTTCAAATGGCCGGTTTGCTCGTGCTAAGCGATCTCTTGCTCGTAGTGCATACAATAGAGGGGACTACGAGACATCGAAAATCCTTTGGGAATCTGCAATGTCCATGAATTCTCTGTATCCTGATGGCTGGTTTGCACTTGGTGCTGCTGCTTTGAAAGCTCGAGATATAGATAAAGCTTTGGATGGGTTTACTCGAGCTGTTCAACTTGAGCCTGAAAATGGGGAGGCTTGGAATAACATTGGTTGTTTGCAtatgatcaagaagaagagtaaagaggcTTTCATTGCCTTTAAGGAAGCACTGAAATTCAGGAGGAATAGCTGGCAGTTGTGGGAGAACTATAGCCAAGTTGCCATGGACATTGGCAATTTTGGGCAGGCACTGGAGGCTACAAAGATGGTGGTAGATATGACCCGCAATAAAAGAACTGATTTCACATTATTGGAgaagataatggaggagatagAAGCTAGGAGCTCAAGATGTGACCAACTTGGTACAGAAAGATCACATGAAACTGAGCACTTGACAGAGTTGCTTGGAAAAGTTATTCAGCAGATAGTTCGCACTGGTGGGCGAGATGAGTTTTGGGGTTTATATGCAAGGTGGTACAAAATCAAAGGGGACCTCACGTTGTGCTCTGAAGCCCTTCTGAAGCATGTTAGATCATACCAAGGAGCtgatttgtggaataatatagatcgatttaagaaatttgCGGATGCTTCATTACAGCTTTGCAAGGTTTACATGGAAATTTCATCATCTACCAAAAGCCGGCGAGAACTTGTTACAGCTGAGATGCATCTGAGAAACACAGTAAAGCAGGGTGTGAACTTCTCAAACACAACTGAATTTACAGATCTTGAGGCTTTGCTTATTGAAGTGAGGAAGCAACTCGAGGCTTTTTGA
- the LOC122077079 gene encoding endoplasmic reticulum oxidoreductin-1-like produces the protein MKDRVLKYSDRVKNLYFTFLFVLRAVTKAADYLEQAEYDTGNPSEDLKTQSLVKQLLYNPKLQAACPLPFDEAKLWQGQSGPELKQQIQKQFRNISALMDCVGCEKCRLWGKLQVHGLGTALKILFSVDGENHVDQPLQLQRNEVIALVNLLNRLSESVNLVHEMGPTVEKIIGGQVSAPSDQSSILQTV, from the exons ATGAAGGACCGGGTGTTAAAATATTCAGATCGTGTGAAGAACCTGTACttcacttttctttttgtccttAGAGCTGTGACAAAA GCAGCAGATTATTTGGAGCAGGCTGAGTATGACACTGGCAACCCTTCTGAGGACCTGAAAACACAGTCCTTGGTGAAACAGCTACTCTATAATCCAAAGTTACAAGCTGCATGCCCTCTCCCATTTGATGAAGCCAAATTATGGCAAGGTCAAAGCGGACCAGAACTGAAGCAGCAGATTCAGAAACAGTTCAGAAACATCAG TGCATTGATGGATTGCGTAGGCTGTGAAAAGTGTCGACTCTGGGGAAAGCTTCAGGTTCATGGCTTGGGCACCGCACTGAAGATCCTGTTTTCTGTTGATGGTGAAAACCACGTGGATCAGCCA CTGCAGCTTCAGAGGAATGAAGTAATTGCCCTTGTAAATCTACTCAATCGGCTATCAGAATCCGTTAACTTGGTACATGAGATGGGACCCACAGTTGAAAAGATCATAGGGGGACAAGTTTCTGCACCCAGTGACCAAAGTAGCATATTGCAAACAGTATGA